Proteins co-encoded in one Stenotrophomonas maltophilia genomic window:
- a CDS encoding BatA domain-containing protein, which produces MNLLFPLGLAALAAWLLPLLIHLARRHPYTPLDFAALRWLRAQIRPRQRIRFDDWPLLLVRMVLLAALALLLARPALTGPAPVPAAWTVVAPGLDATALRGTAEDGNWHWLAPGFPAVDQAPPASTASLPSLLRELDAQLPAGTVLTVHVPDPLPGLDGARLQLSRDVQWKPHPLTVTTAAVAAPPPRLRVPADAPGAARHWLHALQRAWAVQAPPAPLAAGALPEPGEIGTWTRNDALPPAWQAWLRDGGTVLTAAKPTAEAAVLLRSPEGTPLLWQQRIGHGRLLSLPGDWDIAGNPALRDPGLPRSLLLALHPPPPPRLADAADHAPQHAALPAATPPLREPIAWLLLLIVLLFALERWMASSARRRVPA; this is translated from the coding sequence ATGAACCTGCTGTTTCCACTGGGGCTGGCGGCACTTGCCGCCTGGTTGCTGCCGCTGCTGATCCATCTCGCTCGTCGCCATCCGTATACGCCGTTGGATTTCGCCGCACTGCGTTGGCTGCGCGCACAGATCCGGCCGCGCCAGCGCATCCGCTTCGATGATTGGCCGTTGCTGCTGGTACGCATGGTGCTGCTGGCCGCGCTGGCGCTGCTGCTGGCGCGGCCTGCGTTGACCGGCCCCGCGCCGGTCCCCGCTGCGTGGACGGTGGTGGCCCCGGGCCTGGATGCTACGGCACTGCGTGGAACGGCCGAGGATGGCAACTGGCACTGGCTGGCACCTGGCTTTCCCGCTGTCGATCAGGCGCCACCTGCATCAACCGCCTCCCTGCCCAGCCTGCTGCGCGAGCTGGACGCGCAGCTGCCCGCAGGGACGGTACTGACCGTGCATGTGCCCGATCCGCTGCCCGGCCTGGACGGTGCACGCCTGCAGCTGTCGCGCGATGTGCAATGGAAACCGCACCCGCTTACGGTCACCACCGCGGCGGTTGCAGCACCCCCGCCGCGATTGCGCGTGCCTGCCGATGCACCCGGTGCCGCCCGGCATTGGCTGCACGCGCTGCAGCGGGCCTGGGCCGTGCAGGCGCCACCGGCACCGTTGGCGGCCGGTGCCCTGCCCGAACCCGGCGAGATCGGCACCTGGACCCGCAACGATGCGCTGCCACCGGCCTGGCAGGCGTGGCTGCGCGATGGTGGCACGGTACTGACCGCCGCCAAGCCCACCGCCGAGGCCGCGGTACTGCTGCGCAGCCCTGAAGGCACACCGCTGCTGTGGCAGCAGCGCATCGGCCACGGCCGCCTGCTGTCATTGCCCGGCGACTGGGACATCGCCGGCAATCCCGCGCTGCGCGATCCCGGGCTGCCGCGTTCGCTGCTGCTGGCGCTGCACCCGCCGCCGCCACCGCGTCTGGCCGATGCGGCAGACCACGCGCCGCAGCACGCGGCATTGCCTGCGGCAACACCTCCGCTGCGTGAACCCATCGCCTGGCTGTTACTGCTGATCGTGCTGCTGTTCGCACTGGAACGCTGGATGGCCAGCAGCGCCCGCCGCAGGGTGCCTGCATGA